Proteins found in one Candidatus Hydrogenedentota bacterium genomic segment:
- a CDS encoding methyl-accepting chemotaxis protein, with the protein MKLAYRSLLMIAVATFPLIIALLYFMVTGINKDIAFARQELLGNAYQRALEGVLEPVLKLSLARVHGEKSARIAGDIDGAFTNLIAVDGELGEALDFTPEGLAQRKRQHASAAAVAAKWDQIKGAGDGMTPEQLAGLVADLRTMITHAGDTSNLILDPDLDSYYLMDVTLIAMPQMQERIARIGVDMRALFEAVELTQEQRIALAVQAAMLREADIARILADMDTALNEDAGANGVSETLATNLPTALSGAVDPALALAEALEARADGRGDTSAEVFSELCEKALEQNFRGWDVAVAELDRLLEIRIASLRSSGLFALVILLIGVSAAIGLAVVISRGITRPIRNVAELLKDIAQGEGDLTRRLNLSSRDEIGELASHFDSFVEKLQGIVGKMASMTHAVASSASELSVVSEQTSHSVRLLSDRTATVAAAAEEASANTLSVAASMEEAATNLTSVAGATEQMSATVGEIASNAERARSISLDAAQQAATVSRMMQELGRAAQEIGKVTETITEISSQTNLLALNATIEAARAGAAGKGFAVVANEIKELARQTSQATEDIKGKIDGVQGASGTAIADIERITAVIAEVGNLVNGIAAAIEEQAVVTKDVAGNISQASAGVQEANERVGQTASVSRLMAEDIAGVSQVAVEIRAGGEQVQASASGLSEVAAELRALAGQFKV; encoded by the coding sequence ATGAAGCTCGCGTACCGAAGTTTACTGATGATCGCCGTTGCAACCTTTCCGTTGATCATCGCGTTGCTCTACTTCATGGTTACGGGCATCAACAAGGACATAGCCTTCGCGCGCCAGGAACTGCTGGGGAACGCCTATCAACGGGCGCTTGAGGGCGTGCTCGAGCCCGTGCTCAAACTCAGCCTGGCCCGAGTACATGGAGAAAAATCCGCAAGGATTGCGGGCGACATCGACGGTGCCTTTACCAACCTGATCGCCGTGGATGGCGAGTTGGGCGAGGCGCTCGATTTCACGCCCGAGGGGCTGGCCCAGCGCAAGCGCCAGCACGCGAGCGCGGCGGCGGTCGCCGCAAAATGGGACCAGATCAAAGGGGCGGGCGACGGCATGACCCCGGAACAACTCGCCGGGCTCGTTGCCGATCTGCGGACGATGATCACCCACGCGGGCGATACCTCCAATCTCATTCTGGATCCGGATCTCGACAGTTACTATCTGATGGACGTTACCCTCATCGCCATGCCCCAGATGCAGGAGCGCATCGCGCGGATCGGAGTGGACATGCGCGCGCTCTTTGAGGCCGTGGAGCTCACCCAGGAACAGCGGATTGCCCTCGCCGTCCAGGCGGCCATGCTGCGCGAAGCGGATATCGCCCGGATTCTGGCCGACATGGACACGGCGCTGAATGAGGATGCCGGCGCGAATGGGGTGAGCGAGACCCTGGCCACGAACCTGCCCACGGCACTTTCAGGCGCTGTGGATCCCGCCCTGGCCCTGGCGGAGGCCCTGGAGGCCCGCGCCGACGGCCGAGGGGATACGAGTGCCGAAGTCTTCTCGGAGCTTTGCGAGAAGGCGCTCGAGCAGAATTTTCGCGGTTGGGACGTGGCCGTCGCGGAACTGGACAGGCTCCTCGAGATCCGCATCGCGTCGCTGCGCTCCAGCGGCCTCTTCGCCCTCGTAATTCTATTGATTGGCGTTTCCGCGGCCATCGGACTGGCCGTCGTGATCAGCCGGGGCATCACGCGACCGATTCGCAATGTGGCCGAATTGCTGAAGGACATTGCTCAGGGTGAGGGGGATCTGACGAGGCGGCTCAATCTTTCGAGCCGCGACGAGATCGGTGAGCTGGCCTCTCACTTCGACAGCTTCGTCGAAAAGCTTCAGGGTATCGTCGGGAAGATGGCGTCCATGACCCACGCCGTCGCATCGTCGGCCTCGGAATTGTCCGTGGTCAGCGAGCAAACATCGCACAGTGTGCGTCTCCTTTCCGATCGGACGGCGACGGTGGCGGCGGCGGCCGAGGAGGCCAGCGCCAATACCCTCTCGGTGGCGGCGAGCATGGAGGAGGCCGCGACCAATCTGACGTCGGTGGCCGGGGCCACGGAGCAGATGAGCGCCACGGTCGGCGAGATCGCATCCAACGCGGAGCGCGCCCGATCAATCAGTCTCGACGCGGCCCAGCAGGCGGCCACGGTCTCCCGGATGATGCAGGAACTCGGGCGTGCCGCCCAGGAAATAGGCAAAGTCACGGAGACGATCACGGAGATTTCCTCCCAGACCAATCTCCTGGCCCTCAACGCGACCATCGAGGCCGCGCGCGCGGGCGCGGCGGGCAAGGGCTTTGCCGTCGTGGCCAACGAGATCAAAGAGCTTGCCCGGCAGACCTCGCAGGCGACGGAAGACATCAAAGGCAAAATAGACGGTGTCCAGGGTGCGTCGGGCACGGCCATTGCCGACATCGAGCGAATCACGGCGGTCATCGCCGAAGTGGGCAATCTGGTTAATGGAATTGCGGCGGCGATAGAAGAGCAGGCCGTCGTGACGAAGGATGTGGCGGGAAACATTTCGCAGGCCTCGGCCGGTGTACAGGAGGCCAACGAACGCGTGGGCCAGACGGCGTCCGTGTCGCGGCTCATGGCGGAAGACATTGCCGGCGTGAGTCAGGTGGCGGTGGAGATACGGGCGGGTGGCGAGCAGGTCCAGGCGAGCGCCTCCGGACTTTCCGAAGTGGCCGCCGAACTCCGCGCACTCGCGGGCCAGTTCAAGGTATAA
- a CDS encoding purine-binding chemotaxis protein CheW produces MEYDGENGDGMLITGFSVSDASFGVDARLVLEVVKVGELTHVHGAPRDVVGIRNLRGRIVTVIDMAAHLGLGSVAIGPDSRLLIMENQGESFGFLVEAVTDALSIEEQGLSAPPASLDPVLRGRLLGVWRENDRLTAVLDPATLFRWEESPV; encoded by the coding sequence ATGGAATACGATGGCGAAAATGGGGATGGCATGTTGATCACCGGTTTTTCGGTGAGCGATGCGTCTTTTGGCGTGGATGCGCGGCTGGTGCTCGAAGTGGTGAAGGTGGGGGAGCTCACCCACGTCCACGGCGCGCCGCGCGATGTGGTGGGAATCCGCAATCTGCGCGGCCGGATCGTGACGGTGATCGACATGGCGGCCCACCTCGGGCTGGGCAGCGTGGCCATCGGGCCGGACAGCCGCCTCTTGATCATGGAGAATCAGGGAGAGTCCTTTGGTTTTCTGGTGGAGGCGGTTACCGATGCGCTCTCTATTGAGGAGCAGGGCCTGAGCGCGCCGCCGGCCAGCCTCGATCCCGTGTTGCGCGGTCGCTTACTCGGTGTGTGGCGGGAGAACGACCGTCTCACTGCGGTGCTGGATCCCGCGACCTTGTTCCGCTGGGAGGAGTCGCCCGTGTGA
- a CDS encoding STAS domain-containing protein — translation MSVCEILREGPRARVVLDGKLTATEVPELQAAIKGEVAAGASEFVVDMAATTHIDSTGIGLLIATHNSLGAVQGTLQIVNAGPDIYGLLRSMRLVDRLRVTAAGETKNG, via the coding sequence ATGAGCGTGTGCGAAATACTTCGAGAGGGCCCCAGGGCGCGCGTCGTCCTGGATGGGAAACTGACCGCAACGGAGGTGCCGGAGTTGCAAGCGGCGATCAAAGGCGAAGTTGCCGCCGGGGCGTCGGAATTCGTGGTGGACATGGCCGCCACCACCCACATTGATTCCACGGGCATCGGATTGCTTATCGCGACGCACAACAGTCTCGGTGCGGTTCAGGGCACGCTCCAGATAGTCAACGCCGGACCGGATATTTACGGCCTGCTGCGCAGCATGCGCCTGGTGGATCGCCTGCGGGTTACGGCGGCCGGGGAGACGAAGAATGGATGA
- a CDS encoding chemotaxis protein CheW, with product MDDDLLKEFINECREHLVTIETDLLALEEGGADIDEPLVNKVFRAAHSIKGGSGFFGLNNVKELSHKAETVLDMIRSRKMAPNSEVTNILLAAFDKLRELINSTETSDQADIGDLLVALTGLASSYLPPDQKASLTSFVDLPAPCASGKITLPQIDVDRARAAGLYIYWVDCDLIHDIEEKGQTVLSVFNTLTVVGDVLDCAVDFDAVGNLDGVVGNRVPLRLVVATVLEPDMAGGLFDTIEESRIHLLLDPRAPIAPAVAAPAPIVHAAPEPEAAPVVAVPAPPAPVVAAAPAAPAPRGAEAASAQSGASDETLRINVTLLEALMNLAGELVLSRNQLRAAVSNNDQQMLSSADQRINQVTSELQDVIMQTRLQPIGNVFSKFPRVVRDLSRSLGKEIDLEILGKDVALDKTMLEGLSDPLTHMVRNAVDHGIEGAAERAAAGKKAAGTVRIDARHEAGQVVVEISDDGKGLHPDAIAESAMRKGLISAEKVQGMSSQDKQALIFLPGLSTAQVISDVSGRGVGMDVVKTNLDRLGGQVEIDSVPGKGSTFRIKLPLTLAIIPSLLVSLDEERFAIPQANIEELLRLRAEEVQERIEIVGDAEVLLLRERMIPLARLSEVIGTVPTYVDPVTERAEFDRRSRLADRRSPIYGERDDRPETSETPESLRPRSEKGRRRSRASALEIAVLNTGTLTFGLVVGSFHATEEVVVKPLGRRFKALREYSGATILGDGAVALILDASGIAAKADLASVSGTARATELQAEAESQRMQDVHSFLLFQNGPSESCALPLDVVQRIERIQHDQIERLGRHRTMQYRGGSLPLVSLSDAASFTSLDEMADPVVFVSSVHGREIGLMGTMPVDVIETRVNIDQSTHRQTGIAGSAIINGKTTFVADLHELIDVLHPEWGDQSRSTRAKSVAAAVERGETILLAEDSDFFRAQVKRYLEEDGLTVLDAPDGEAAWELLMENLDSVTLVVSDIEMPRLTGLGLATRIRSDARTAGLPIIAVSSLAGEEDAARGIAAGITEYQVKLDRETLLSRVHHFMTQQRKLKTK from the coding sequence ATGGATGACGATCTGCTGAAGGAATTCATCAATGAATGCCGCGAGCATCTGGTGACCATCGAGACGGATCTGTTGGCGCTGGAAGAAGGCGGGGCCGATATTGACGAACCCCTCGTCAACAAGGTCTTCCGCGCGGCCCACTCCATCAAAGGGGGGAGTGGTTTCTTCGGGCTGAACAACGTGAAGGAGCTTTCGCACAAGGCGGAAACCGTGCTGGATATGATCCGGTCGCGAAAGATGGCGCCGAACTCCGAGGTGACCAACATCCTCCTCGCGGCCTTCGACAAGCTCCGGGAGCTCATCAACAGCACCGAAACCAGCGACCAGGCCGATATCGGCGACCTGCTGGTGGCCCTGACCGGGCTGGCCTCGTCCTATCTCCCGCCGGACCAGAAGGCTTCGCTCACGAGCTTTGTCGATCTGCCCGCGCCCTGCGCCAGCGGCAAAATTACGCTGCCGCAAATCGACGTGGATCGCGCCCGTGCGGCGGGTCTCTACATTTACTGGGTGGATTGTGACCTGATCCACGATATTGAAGAAAAAGGGCAAACGGTCCTGTCTGTCTTCAACACGCTGACCGTCGTGGGCGACGTGCTGGACTGCGCCGTGGATTTCGATGCCGTGGGTAATCTGGACGGGGTCGTGGGCAATCGCGTCCCCCTTCGCCTCGTGGTCGCCACCGTGCTTGAGCCCGATATGGCCGGCGGTCTCTTTGACACCATCGAAGAGTCGCGCATCCATCTGCTCCTCGATCCCCGCGCGCCCATCGCGCCGGCGGTGGCCGCCCCCGCGCCCATCGTTCACGCGGCCCCCGAGCCCGAGGCCGCCCCGGTGGTCGCTGTTCCCGCTCCACCCGCCCCGGTCGTCGCCGCCGCACCCGCCGCACCCGCCCCGCGCGGTGCCGAAGCGGCCTCCGCGCAGAGTGGAGCCTCCGACGAGACCCTTCGCATCAACGTCACCCTGCTTGAGGCGCTGATGAACCTGGCGGGCGAACTGGTGCTCAGCCGCAACCAGCTCCGCGCGGCGGTCTCCAACAACGATCAGCAAATGCTTTCGTCCGCGGACCAGCGGATTAATCAGGTGACCTCGGAACTGCAGGACGTGATCATGCAGACCCGGCTCCAGCCGATCGGCAATGTCTTTTCAAAGTTTCCACGGGTCGTCCGGGATCTCTCCCGCTCATTGGGGAAGGAGATCGATCTGGAAATCCTGGGGAAAGACGTGGCCCTCGACAAGACCATGCTGGAGGGGCTCTCCGATCCCCTCACGCATATGGTGCGCAACGCGGTGGACCACGGGATTGAAGGGGCCGCGGAGCGCGCGGCCGCCGGCAAGAAAGCCGCGGGCACCGTTCGCATCGACGCGCGCCACGAGGCCGGACAGGTGGTGGTGGAGATATCCGACGACGGCAAAGGTCTTCACCCGGATGCGATAGCGGAATCCGCCATGCGCAAGGGGCTTATCTCGGCCGAGAAAGTTCAGGGTATGTCTTCCCAGGACAAGCAGGCCCTCATCTTCCTTCCCGGCCTTTCCACCGCCCAGGTCATTTCCGATGTGTCGGGCCGCGGCGTGGGCATGGACGTGGTAAAAACCAATCTGGATCGCCTCGGCGGGCAGGTGGAGATCGACTCCGTCCCCGGCAAGGGATCCACGTTCCGCATCAAGCTGCCGCTGACCCTGGCCATCATTCCGTCCCTGCTGGTTTCCCTGGATGAAGAGCGCTTCGCCATTCCCCAGGCGAATATCGAGGAACTCTTGCGCCTCCGTGCGGAGGAAGTACAGGAGCGCATCGAGATCGTGGGCGATGCCGAAGTGCTCCTCCTGCGCGAACGCATGATCCCCCTGGCGCGCCTTTCCGAAGTCATCGGCACGGTGCCCACCTATGTGGATCCAGTCACCGAACGGGCGGAATTTGACCGCCGCTCGCGTCTGGCGGATCGTCGATCGCCCATCTACGGCGAGCGCGACGACAGGCCCGAGACCTCGGAGACTCCTGAGAGCCTGCGCCCCCGAAGTGAAAAGGGCCGGCGCCGCTCCCGCGCTTCGGCCCTGGAAATTGCCGTGCTCAATACCGGCACCCTGACCTTCGGTCTGGTGGTGGGTTCCTTCCACGCCACGGAAGAAGTGGTGGTTAAGCCCCTGGGACGGCGCTTCAAGGCGCTCCGGGAATATTCCGGGGCCACCATTCTGGGCGACGGCGCCGTTGCGCTCATCCTCGACGCATCGGGAATAGCGGCCAAGGCCGATCTGGCCTCGGTGTCGGGCACGGCCCGGGCCACGGAGCTTCAGGCCGAGGCGGAATCACAGCGTATGCAGGACGTACATTCGTTCCTGCTTTTCCAGAACGGCCCCAGCGAGTCCTGCGCCCTGCCCCTGGATGTGGTCCAGCGCATCGAGCGCATACAGCACGACCAGATCGAACGTCTGGGACGCCACCGCACCATGCAGTACCGCGGCGGATCGCTTCCTCTGGTCAGCCTCTCCGACGCCGCGAGTTTCACCTCACTGGACGAAATGGCCGACCCGGTCGTCTTCGTTTCGAGTGTCCACGGCCGCGAGATTGGCCTGATGGGCACCATGCCGGTGGATGTGATCGAGACCCGCGTAAACATTGACCAGAGCACGCACCGCCAGACCGGCATCGCGGGCTCGGCCATCATCAACGGCAAAACCACCTTCGTGGCCGATCTCCACGAACTGATCGACGTGCTCCACCCCGAATGGGGCGATCAGTCCCGGTCGACCCGTGCGAAATCCGTCGCGGCGGCTGTGGAACGGGGGGAGACCATTCTGCTGGCGGAAGATTCCGACTTCTTCCGGGCGCAGGTGAAGCGCTATCTGGAGGAGGACGGACTCACCGTGCTCGATGCGCCCGACGGCGAGGCCGCCTGGGAACTCCTGATGGAGAATCTGGACAGTGTCACCCTGGTTGTTTCCGATATTGAAATGCCGCGCCTGACCGGGCTGGGACTCGCCACGCGTATTCGGAGCGATGCCCGCACCGCGGGTCTGCCCATAATCGCCGTGTCCTCGCTCGCGGGCGAAGAGGACGCCGCCCGGGGCATCGCAGCGGGCATCACGGAATATCAGGTGAAGCTCGATCGGGAGACGCTCCTTTCGCGCGTCCACCACTTTATGACCCAGCAACGAAAACTGAAAACGAAATAG
- a CDS encoding methyl-accepting chemotaxis protein: MLNLKNLTIKKKLLGSFGILVLVSLVLGGIAWYEGWENRSVLTEIADVRLPSITGLAEMERGRLTIDIVKEALGNSLTDPAGREEFHAAMKEAETRISAGRTLYEPLPQTVEEAAEWKKFVPAWDSWWKAHTDYIAAERKFAAFDVMNPALVQRDLEKFRGAHFKLQMDLLELIDGSATMEGGDDPTVCGLGKWLPEFSTTNADLAALVESIKPSHDKTHELVRQVKALATQGDAEGARSLLQGDLRTSIGETLAKFDGIIAKVDEANVLLADMAAAMEVVDSVSPAVETGMDELLRINFEVADAQADGARNRAEILEMVSLTALVLGVLIAIVLGLVVSRSVTLPITNAAVMLKDISEGEGDLTKRLITPNNDEIGEMAKYFNNFVEKLQGIVGQMANNAYAVAASATQLSAVSEQTAGNVQVLSNKTSTVAAAAEEASANTLSVAASMEEASINLSSVASATEEMSATIGEIASNSERARMISNEAGQQAASVSAMMQELGLAAQEIGKVTETITDISSQTNLLALNATIEAARAGAAGKGFAVVANEIKDLARQTALATEDIKAKIAGVQGSSGSAISDIEKITGVIGEVGHLVSGIAAAIEEQAVVTKDVAGNIAQASAGVQEANERVGQTASVSKMIAEDIAGVSGAAAEIRAGGEQVQSSAAGLSEAAAQLNALVGQFKV, from the coding sequence ATGCTGAACCTTAAAAACCTGACAATCAAAAAGAAACTATTGGGGTCCTTCGGCATCTTGGTACTGGTCAGTCTCGTACTGGGCGGAATCGCGTGGTATGAGGGGTGGGAAAATCGGAGCGTGCTTACGGAAATCGCCGACGTACGGCTGCCCAGTATCACGGGCCTGGCGGAGATGGAGCGCGGGCGCCTTACCATCGATATCGTCAAAGAGGCTCTGGGCAACAGCCTTACCGATCCGGCCGGTCGTGAAGAGTTTCACGCGGCGATGAAAGAGGCGGAAACCAGGATTTCCGCCGGGCGAACGCTATACGAGCCCCTCCCCCAAACGGTTGAGGAGGCTGCGGAGTGGAAAAAGTTTGTCCCCGCCTGGGATTCGTGGTGGAAGGCGCATACGGACTATATCGCGGCGGAGCGGAAATTTGCCGCCTTTGATGTCATGAATCCCGCCCTGGTGCAGCGCGATCTGGAGAAGTTCCGGGGCGCCCATTTCAAATTGCAGATGGACCTGCTCGAATTGATCGACGGCAGCGCCACGATGGAAGGGGGCGACGACCCCACGGTGTGCGGCCTGGGAAAATGGCTGCCCGAGTTCAGCACCACGAATGCCGATCTCGCGGCGCTCGTGGAATCCATCAAGCCCAGCCACGACAAGACCCATGAACTTGTCCGCCAGGTGAAGGCTTTGGCGACCCAGGGTGATGCCGAGGGCGCCCGCTCCCTGCTTCAGGGAGACCTGCGCACCTCCATCGGCGAGACCCTTGCAAAATTCGACGGGATCATCGCCAAGGTGGACGAGGCCAACGTTTTGCTTGCCGATATGGCGGCGGCGATGGAGGTGGTGGACAGCGTTTCGCCCGCCGTGGAAACGGGTATGGACGAGTTGTTGAGAATCAATTTCGAAGTCGCCGATGCACAGGCGGATGGCGCTCGAAATCGAGCCGAGATCCTCGAAATGGTCAGCCTCACGGCCCTGGTTCTCGGCGTGCTGATAGCGATCGTGCTGGGCCTGGTCGTCAGCCGCTCGGTGACGTTGCCGATCACGAACGCCGCCGTCATGCTGAAGGATATTTCCGAAGGCGAAGGCGACTTGACGAAGCGCCTCATCACGCCGAACAACGACGAGATCGGTGAGATGGCGAAGTATTTCAACAACTTCGTTGAAAAGCTTCAGGGCATCGTCGGACAGATGGCGAACAACGCGTACGCAGTCGCGGCCTCCGCCACCCAGTTGTCGGCGGTGAGCGAACAGACCGCCGGCAATGTGCAGGTGCTTTCCAACAAGACCTCCACCGTGGCGGCCGCCGCGGAAGAGGCGAGCGCCAACACCCTTTCGGTGGCGGCGAGCATGGAAGAGGCTTCCATCAACCTGAGTTCCGTGGCCAGCGCGACCGAAGAGATGAGCGCGACCATCGGCGAGATCGCGTCCAATTCCGAGCGCGCGCGCATGATCAGCAACGAGGCGGGTCAGCAGGCGGCCTCCGTTTCCGCCATGATGCAGGAACTTGGCCTGGCCGCCCAGGAGATCGGCAAGGTCACTGAGACGATTACGGATATCTCGTCCCAGACCAATCTCCTTGCGCTAAATGCCACGATCGAGGCGGCCCGTGCCGGTGCCGCGGGCAAGGGCTTTGCCGTGGTGGCCAACGAGATCAAGGATCTGGCCCGCCAGACGGCGCTGGCGACGGAGGACATCAAGGCGAAGATTGCGGGCGTCCAGGGTTCGTCGGGCAGCGCAATCTCGGATATCGAGAAGATCACGGGCGTCATCGGCGAGGTTGGCCACCTGGTGTCCGGCATCGCGGCGGCGATTGAAGAGCAGGCCGTGGTCACGAAAGACGTGGCGGGCAACATCGCCCAGGCCTCCGCGGGCGTACAGGAGGCCAACGAGCGGGTGGGTCAGACCGCCTCGGTGTCCAAGATGATTGCGGAGGATATCGCAGGCGTCAGCGGCGCCGCTGCGGAAATTCGCGCGGGCGGGGAGCAGGTCCAGTCCAGCGCGGCGGGTCTTTCCGAAGCGGCGGCCCAGTTGAATGCCCTCGTGGGCCAGTTCAAAGTCTGA